A part of Nitrososphaerales archaeon genomic DNA contains:
- a CDS encoding 50S ribosomal protein L30e, whose translation MLDEKEMSRILKIAIKTGKCIIGSKQVAQSVKGSKLVILASSPSHVSSRITELCKLNSVPLMIYKGSSVKLGQLCGKPFKISAIAIKSAGEADLTGLLKDSLTN comes from the coding sequence ATGTTGGATGAAAAAGAGATGAGCCGTATATTGAAGATCGCTATAAAGACGGGGAAGTGTATCATCGGTAGTAAGCAGGTCGCTCAATCTGTAAAGGGATCGAAGCTCGTCATCCTCGCATCATCCCCTTCACATGTATCATCGAGGATTACCGAGTTATGTAAGTTAAACTCTGTACCCCTAATGATATATAAGGGTTCTTCGGTCAAACTTGGACAGTTATGTGGCAAACCATTTAAAATTTCAGCGATCGCGATCAAATCCGCCGGTGAAGCGGATTTAACGGGCCTTTTAAAGGATTCGCTAACGAATTAA
- a CDS encoding DNA-directed RNA polymerase subunit A' encodes MAYEEPVKTIEGIRFTLFSPSEIRKYSVIEITSPETYDEDGMPVQGGLMDNRLGTLEPGQRCGTCGNTAARCPGHFGHIELAEPVLHIAFVDHVHKLLTSTCRTCGRLLLPPDEINYYLDSIRNKPPYAPTLEENITKEILAKAKKTKICPHCSKPQYEIEFTKPTIFHEITETGGAVRLPPRVIRERLERIPDSDLILLGYDPKAMRPEWFVLQVLPVPPVVVRPSITLESGIRSEDDLTHKIVDILRVNQRVKESKESGTPPLIVQDLVDLLQYHVTTYFDNEVQGIPQAHHRSGRPLKTLNQRLKGKEGRFRGSLSGKRVDFSSRTVISPDPNLDIAEVGVPLEVAKKLTIPEKVSPWNIEFLKNLIINGPFQYPGANYVIRPDGIRIRLDYVADRKALADSLVPGFIVERHLMDGDIVIFNRQPSLHRMSIMAHYVKVLPYRTFRLHPAVCPPYNADFDGDEMNLHVPQSEEARSEALSLMRVQDQILSPRYGGPIIGAIRDFLTAAFFLTHESTLLTKEEFADLALAAGYSGPLPKPVITKPVELYSGRQLFSLFLPKDFNYVMTSKWTKGLKVGEERDVVVKNGELISGVIDRAAIGAEEPDSILHRIAKDYGTEVARKFLNSILSVLRAFITRIGFSYGYYDLTLSDEVKESIKRILYESYEKVKDLNEQYKKGTLPLTRGLSPEEALEYYIVNELALARDKAGRIADKALPLNNPGVIMARTGARGSSLNLGQMAAALGQQSVRGKRITKGYKNRALPHFLPDEIIPDAKGFVRSNYRDGLNPIEFFFHAMGGREGLVDTAVRTQQSGYMQRRLVNALEHLKVEYDLTVRDPYGHIIQFLYGEDGVDPAKSDHGKAVNIDRLVEIESLIDKGKKKATIDYIEKTVDEYADKLNPLLVKNLKDALQRTPLSPAAVIRVCEKTVELLKKATIEPGEACGVVAAQSIGEPGTQMTLRTFHFAGIKEKDVTLGLPRLIELVDARKEPATPSMDVYLDEEHRVSKEKALEVGREILFTKVGDLVDYSEVDYSGTIRLFLNKELLKERGCTPEMVGERLKAWKRVVEVDSENAIVSVSMSGVDPATLLSLRNKLLNMRVKGIPGITRITVVKQGDEWVIQTSGSNLAKVLTIPGVDPTRTVSNDVFEVATTLGIEAARNALVKEIVNTLNEQGLEVDIRHIYLVADLMTSKGFLQQIGRHGVAGAKASVLAKAAFEITVPTLAEAAVKGEVDELKGVTENVIVGLPIPVGTGMIDVFMRG; translated from the coding sequence TTGGCTTATGAAGAGCCCGTAAAGACGATCGAAGGAATCAGGTTCACCCTATTCTCTCCCAGTGAGATTCGGAAGTATTCTGTAATCGAAATAACTTCACCAGAAACTTACGATGAAGATGGTATGCCAGTTCAAGGCGGTTTGATGGATAATCGATTGGGTACTTTAGAGCCTGGTCAAAGGTGTGGTACTTGTGGCAATACCGCAGCAAGGTGTCCGGGACATTTTGGCCATATAGAATTGGCCGAGCCAGTTCTACACATAGCCTTCGTCGATCATGTCCATAAGCTCCTTACCTCAACCTGTAGAACTTGTGGCAGACTCCTATTACCACCTGACGAAATCAACTATTATTTAGATAGTATTAGAAATAAGCCACCCTATGCACCGACTTTAGAAGAAAATATCACCAAAGAAATCTTAGCAAAAGCGAAGAAGACCAAGATCTGCCCCCACTGTAGTAAACCACAGTACGAAATCGAATTTACGAAACCTACCATATTCCATGAAATTACCGAGACGGGAGGTGCCGTTAGATTACCGCCCAGAGTGATTAGAGAAAGGTTGGAGAGAATACCCGATAGTGATCTGATCCTCTTAGGCTACGATCCGAAGGCTATGAGGCCCGAATGGTTCGTTTTACAAGTGCTACCTGTACCACCAGTGGTGGTTAGACCATCGATAACTTTGGAGTCTGGAATCAGATCGGAAGATGACCTAACGCATAAGATAGTGGATATATTAAGGGTTAATCAGAGGGTAAAGGAGAGTAAAGAATCTGGCACACCCCCATTGATCGTGCAGGATCTTGTAGATTTATTACAATATCACGTCACGACCTACTTTGATAATGAAGTCCAAGGCATACCACAAGCACATCACCGTTCAGGCAGACCTCTCAAAACTTTAAATCAGCGTTTAAAAGGAAAGGAGGGGCGATTTAGAGGTAGCCTTTCAGGTAAAAGGGTAGACTTCTCCAGTAGGACCGTCATATCCCCAGATCCCAACTTAGATATCGCTGAAGTAGGAGTTCCATTAGAAGTTGCGAAGAAGCTCACCATACCGGAAAAGGTATCACCATGGAATATCGAATTCTTAAAGAACCTAATTATAAACGGGCCATTCCAATACCCCGGTGCCAATTACGTAATTCGCCCCGATGGTATAAGGATCAGGCTCGATTACGTAGCAGATAGAAAAGCGTTAGCCGATTCGTTGGTACCGGGCTTTATCGTAGAGAGGCATTTGATGGATGGAGATATCGTAATCTTCAATCGACAGCCATCACTCCATAGAATGTCCATCATGGCCCATTATGTAAAGGTTTTACCATATCGAACCTTCCGATTACACCCTGCTGTCTGTCCACCATACAATGCAGATTTTGACGGTGATGAGATGAACCTTCATGTACCCCAGAGTGAAGAAGCAAGATCCGAAGCTCTAAGTTTGATGAGGGTTCAGGATCAGATCCTCTCACCAAGGTATGGAGGGCCGATCATCGGTGCCATTAGAGACTTTTTGACGGCCGCCTTCTTCCTAACACACGAATCTACATTATTGACCAAAGAAGAATTTGCCGATCTTGCTTTAGCGGCAGGGTATAGTGGTCCTTTACCCAAACCTGTAATCACTAAACCGGTCGAGCTTTACAGCGGTCGCCAACTCTTCTCACTCTTCCTACCCAAAGACTTCAATTACGTAATGACTTCCAAGTGGACGAAGGGTCTCAAAGTAGGTGAGGAGAGAGATGTGGTGGTTAAGAATGGAGAGTTGATAAGTGGTGTAATCGACCGTGCCGCAATAGGTGCTGAAGAACCAGATAGCATTCTGCACAGAATCGCTAAAGACTACGGAACCGAAGTCGCAAGAAAGTTCCTTAACTCTATACTTTCTGTGTTAAGGGCATTTATTACAAGAATTGGTTTCTCATACGGATATTACGATCTTACATTGAGTGATGAAGTAAAAGAATCCATAAAGAGGATTCTCTATGAATCTTATGAAAAGGTAAAGGATCTGAACGAGCAGTATAAGAAAGGAACACTACCACTTACGCGAGGTTTATCACCAGAAGAAGCCTTAGAGTATTATATTGTGAATGAGTTGGCGTTGGCAAGAGATAAAGCGGGAAGAATCGCTGACAAAGCGCTCCCCCTCAACAATCCAGGGGTCATTATGGCCCGTACAGGTGCAAGAGGTTCAAGTCTAAATCTTGGCCAGATGGCCGCCGCTTTGGGTCAGCAATCTGTAAGAGGTAAACGAATCACCAAGGGTTATAAGAATAGAGCATTGCCACACTTTTTGCCCGATGAGATCATACCCGATGCGAAGGGATTCGTTCGATCGAATTATCGAGATGGGCTCAACCCCATAGAATTCTTCTTCCATGCCATGGGTGGGAGAGAAGGTCTAGTAGATACAGCGGTAAGGACTCAACAGAGTGGATACATGCAAAGAAGGTTGGTGAATGCATTAGAGCATTTGAAGGTTGAATACGATTTAACGGTTCGAGATCCATACGGCCATATCATCCAATTCCTCTATGGTGAGGATGGTGTCGATCCAGCAAAGAGCGATCATGGTAAAGCGGTAAATATCGATAGGCTCGTTGAGATAGAGTCTTTAATCGATAAGGGTAAGAAGAAAGCTACTATAGATTACATTGAGAAGACGGTAGATGAATATGCCGATAAGCTTAACCCTCTACTTGTGAAGAATCTTAAGGATGCGTTACAAAGGACACCCCTCAGCCCAGCAGCCGTGATAAGAGTGTGTGAAAAGACTGTAGAGCTCTTGAAGAAAGCTACTATAGAGCCTGGTGAAGCGTGTGGAGTTGTGGCGGCCCAATCTATTGGCGAGCCCGGTACTCAGATGACCCTTCGTACCTTCCACTTCGCTGGTATAAAGGAGAAAGACGTTACATTAGGCCTCCCTAGACTGATAGAGCTCGTGGATGCGAGAAAAGAGCCCGCAACACCTTCTATGGATGTATATTTAGATGAAGAGCACCGAGTTTCTAAAGAGAAAGCCCTAGAGGTAGGAAGAGAAATTTTATTCACTAAGGTTGGTGATCTGGTAGATTATAGCGAAGTAGATTACTCAGGGACCATCAGGCTCTTTTTGAATAAAGAATTGTTAAAAGAGCGGGGTTGTACACCAGAGATGGTCGGTGAAAGGTTAAAAGCTTGGAAGAGGGTGGTTGAAGTCGATAGTGAGAATGCGATAGTGAGCGTATCGATGAGTGGTGTCGACCCAGCCACATTGCTATCGTTGAGGAATAAACTGTTGAATATGAGAGTAAAAGGGATTCCAGGAATTACACGAATTACGGTAGTAAAGCAAGGTGATGAATGGGTCATTCAAACATCGGGCTCAAACCTTGCAAAGGTTCTAACGATCCCCGGTGTCGATCCTACACGGACCGTATCGAACGATGTCTTTGAAGTCGCAACGACCCTTGGTATCGAAGCGGCCCGCAACGCCTTAGTAAAAGAGATTGTAAATACTTTGAATGAACAGGGTTTAGAGGTAGATATTCGCCATATCTATTTAGTGGCCGATTTGATGACCTCGAAGGGCTTCTTGCAACAGATCGGTAGGCATGGTGTAGCCGGTGCTAAAGCCAGTGTATTGGCCAAAGCCGCTTTTGAAATCACCGTGCCGACACTCGCCGAAGCTGCTGTAAAAGGTGAAGTAGATGAGCTTAAAGGTGTAACCGAAAATGTGATCGTAGGACTACCCATACCAGTAGGTACGGGTATGATAGACGTGTTTATGAGAGGTTAG